The following coding sequences are from one Nicotiana tomentosiformis chromosome 3, ASM39032v3, whole genome shotgun sequence window:
- the LOC104092620 gene encoding histone deacetylase 6-like, with translation MEIYQPEAVVLQCGADSLAGDRLGLFNLSVKGHTDCLRFLRSFNVPLMVLGGGGYTIRNVARCWAYETAVAVGVEPENILPYYEYYQCLGPDYTLHFEPLPLQNKNPLPDLEKIRSQ, from the exons ATGGAGATCTATCAACCTGAAGCTGTCGTTCTTCAATGTGGTGCTGATTCACTAGCTGGAGACAGGTTGGGCCTTTTCAACTTGTCTGTCAAAGGCCACACAGATTGCCTTCGATTCCTCAGGTCTTTCAATGTTCCTCTAATGGTATTGGGCGGTGGAGGTTATACAATTCGAAATGTTGCTCGGTGCTGGGCCTATGAG ACAGCAGTTGCAGTTGGAGTAGAGCCTGAGAATATATTGCCTTACTATGAGTATTACCAGTGTCTTGGCCCAGATTATACTCTTCATTTTGAACCATTGCCCCTGCAGAATAAGAATCCACTCCCGGATCTGGAGAAGATCAG